From Streptomyces zhihengii, the proteins below share one genomic window:
- the mgt gene encoding macrolide-inactivating glycosyltransferase, translated as MRLHETYRLAYGRGMTTAAPAHVAMFSIAAPGHVNPSLEVIRELVARGHRVSYAIPASYAEKVAATGARPVVYTSTLPTEDEPERWGTELIDNIEPFLDDAIQALPQLAEAFAGDEPDLVLHDITSYPAIVLAHRWGVPAVSLSPNLVAWKGYEEEVAEPMFAPMRATERGKAYYARFTAWLTENGITLHPDPFVGRPPRSIVLIPRALQPQADRVDENVYSFVGACQGDRADQGEWRLPEGARKVLLVSLGSAFTKHPAFYRECVKAFGGLPDWHMVLQIGRHVDLADLGEVPANVEVHRWVPQLSVLRQADAFITHAGAGGSQEGLATGTPMVAVPQAVDQFGNADMLVDLGVARRLSSDEATAHDLREAVLSLVADPEVARRLAEIRAGMEDEGGTRRAADLIEAELPV; from the coding sequence ATGAGGTTGCACGAGACGTATCGTCTCGCTTACGGTAGGGGCATGACCACCGCAGCCCCCGCTCACGTCGCCATGTTCTCGATCGCCGCCCCCGGCCACGTCAACCCGAGTCTCGAAGTGATCCGGGAGCTCGTCGCCCGCGGCCACCGCGTCAGCTACGCCATCCCCGCGTCCTACGCGGAGAAGGTCGCGGCCACCGGCGCCCGGCCCGTCGTCTACACCTCCACGCTCCCCACGGAGGACGAGCCGGAGCGGTGGGGCACCGAACTGATCGACAACATCGAGCCGTTCCTCGACGACGCGATCCAGGCGCTCCCGCAGCTCGCCGAGGCCTTCGCGGGGGACGAGCCGGACCTCGTCCTCCACGACATCACCTCCTATCCCGCGATCGTCCTCGCCCACCGCTGGGGCGTCCCGGCCGTCTCCCTGTCGCCCAACCTGGTCGCCTGGAAGGGCTACGAGGAGGAGGTCGCCGAGCCGATGTTCGCGCCGATGCGTGCGACCGAGCGGGGCAAGGCGTACTACGCCCGCTTCACGGCCTGGCTCACGGAGAACGGAATCACCCTGCATCCCGACCCGTTCGTGGGGCGGCCGCCGCGCAGCATCGTGCTCATCCCCCGGGCCCTCCAGCCGCAGGCAGACCGGGTCGACGAGAACGTGTACTCCTTCGTCGGCGCCTGCCAGGGCGACCGCGCGGACCAGGGGGAGTGGCGGCTGCCCGAAGGGGCGCGCAAGGTGCTGCTGGTGTCGCTCGGTTCGGCGTTCACCAAGCACCCCGCCTTCTACCGCGAGTGCGTGAAGGCGTTCGGCGGGCTGCCGGACTGGCACATGGTGCTCCAGATCGGCCGCCACGTGGACCTGGCCGACCTCGGCGAGGTGCCCGCCAACGTGGAGGTGCACCGGTGGGTGCCGCAGCTCTCCGTGCTGCGGCAGGCCGACGCGTTCATCACCCACGCCGGCGCCGGTGGCAGTCAGGAGGGGCTCGCCACCGGCACCCCGATGGTCGCGGTCCCTCAGGCGGTCGACCAGTTCGGCAACGCGGACATGCTCGTGGACCTCGGCGTGGCCCGCCGGCTGTCGAGCGACGAGGCGACGGCGCACGACCTGCGGGAGGCGGTGCTGTCGCTCGTCGCGGACCCGGAGGTCGCCCGGCGGCTGGCGGAGATCCGGGCCGGGATGGAGGACGAGGGGGGCACGCGGCGCGCGGCGGACCTGATCGAGGCCGAACTGCCCGTGTGA
- a CDS encoding ABC transporter substrate-binding protein — translation MRARLLTAAAAALALLLSGCGGDGGPDDGTIRLRFQSLAWQKESVDANKELVAEWNAANPGVQVEYVQGSWDSVHDQLLTSFEGGEAPDIIHDASDDLADFAYGGYLADLTGLLPDRLRADIPEQSWRTTAFGDGIYGVPFLQEPRVLIANRRILDASGVRVPTADRPWSWEEFRRVARRMTDHMGEGKYAVAWPLKEPVSATLNLGLSAGGRLFHRGGDGKVTIRFTGSDAVVPGTVRGQVDDGSASRSTLGMGGSDTLPGLFGGKYAMVPLGFSYRQQIVQQAPAGFEWTVLPAPAGSEGPEQGVSPQTLSIAEDSRHKREAARFIDFMLRPANMVRLALGDWMLPTGTEALKDPALHTPEAGWATGAALARELRPAPAQSVRGYPEWKDKVATPAYQEYYSGAIGAAELRRRLVEDGNRVLARYQR, via the coding sequence ATGCGCGCACGCCTGCTGACCGCCGCTGCCGCCGCGCTCGCCCTGCTGCTGTCCGGCTGCGGCGGCGACGGGGGACCCGACGACGGGACGATCCGGCTCCGCTTCCAGTCGCTCGCCTGGCAGAAGGAGTCCGTGGACGCCAACAAGGAACTGGTCGCCGAGTGGAACGCCGCCAACCCCGGCGTGCAGGTCGAGTACGTCCAGGGCAGTTGGGACAGTGTGCACGACCAGCTGCTCACCTCGTTCGAGGGCGGCGAGGCGCCGGACATCATCCACGACGCCTCCGACGACCTCGCCGACTTCGCCTACGGCGGCTACCTCGCCGACCTCACCGGTCTGCTGCCCGACCGGCTCCGGGCGGACATCCCCGAGCAGAGCTGGCGTACGACCGCCTTCGGCGACGGCATATACGGCGTGCCGTTCCTCCAGGAGCCGCGGGTGCTCATCGCCAACCGGAGGATCCTCGATGCGTCGGGCGTCCGGGTGCCCACCGCGGACCGGCCCTGGAGCTGGGAGGAGTTCCGCCGGGTGGCACGGCGGATGACGGACCACATGGGCGAGGGGAAGTACGCCGTCGCCTGGCCGCTGAAGGAGCCGGTGTCCGCCACGCTGAACCTGGGCCTGTCGGCGGGCGGCCGGCTCTTCCACCGCGGCGGCGACGGCAAGGTCACCATCCGGTTCACCGGCTCCGACGCCGTCGTCCCCGGGACCGTCCGCGGCCAGGTGGACGACGGCAGCGCCTCGCGGAGCACCCTCGGCATGGGCGGTTCGGACACGCTGCCGGGTCTGTTCGGCGGCAAGTACGCGATGGTGCCGCTCGGGTTCTCCTACCGGCAGCAGATCGTGCAGCAGGCGCCCGCGGGCTTCGAGTGGACGGTGCTGCCCGCCCCCGCGGGCAGCGAGGGGCCGGAACAGGGCGTCAGCCCGCAGACCTTGTCCATCGCCGAGGACAGCCGCCACAAGCGGGAGGCGGCGCGCTTCATCGACTTCATGCTGCGGCCCGCGAACATGGTGCGCCTCGCCCTCGGCGACTGGATGCTGCCGACGGGCACCGAGGCGCTCAAGGATCCGGCGCTGCACACACCGGAGGCCGGCTGGGCCACCGGAGCGGCCCTCGCGCGCGAGCTGAGACCGGCGCCCGCGCAGTCGGTGCGCGGCTATCCGGAGTGGAAGGACAAGGTGGCGACCCCGGCGTACCAGGAGTACTACAGCGGGGCGATCGGGGCGGCGGAGCTGAGAAGGCGTCTGGTGGAGGACGGGAACCGGGTCCTGGCCCGCTATCAGCGCTGA
- a CDS encoding carbohydrate ABC transporter permease, translated as MTALRTGRAGRAAQYAALLCYLVFLAFPFLWLVSIAFKPAAELGSLHPTWIPEDPTLDNFRQAFDEQPLLRAAGNSLIAALAAALIAVTVATPMAYVMARRRSALTTAATGWVIVSQAFPFVLVIIPLFLVLKNLHLINTLAGLVAVYVTWSLPFALWMLVGYVRAVPRELEEAAAVDGAGRLRVLVSVTAPLLAPGLVATGLFAFITAWNEFFFALVLLKSAEKQTLPVVLTHFLGAEGVADLGPLAAAAFLATIPSLLVFAVIQKRITGGMLAGAVKS; from the coding sequence ATGACGGCACTGCGCACCGGCAGGGCCGGCCGGGCGGCCCAGTACGCGGCTCTCCTCTGCTACCTGGTCTTCCTCGCCTTTCCGTTCCTCTGGCTCGTCTCCATCGCCTTCAAGCCGGCCGCCGAACTCGGCTCCCTGCACCCCACCTGGATCCCTGAGGACCCGACCCTCGACAACTTCCGGCAGGCGTTCGACGAACAGCCGCTGCTCCGGGCGGCGGGCAACAGCCTGATCGCCGCGCTCGCGGCCGCGCTGATCGCCGTCACCGTCGCGACGCCCATGGCGTACGTGATGGCCCGCCGGCGTTCCGCCCTGACCACCGCGGCGACCGGCTGGGTGATCGTGAGCCAGGCGTTCCCGTTCGTCCTGGTGATCATCCCGCTCTTCCTGGTGCTGAAGAACCTGCATCTGATCAACACCCTGGCCGGGCTGGTGGCGGTCTATGTGACCTGGTCGCTGCCGTTCGCGCTGTGGATGCTGGTCGGCTATGTGCGGGCGGTGCCGAGGGAGCTGGAGGAGGCGGCCGCGGTGGACGGCGCGGGACGGCTGCGGGTCCTGGTCTCCGTCACGGCGCCGCTGCTCGCCCCGGGGCTGGTGGCGACGGGCCTGTTCGCCTTCATCACCGCGTGGAACGAGTTCTTCTTCGCCCTGGTGCTGCTCAAGTCCGCGGAGAAGCAGACCCTGCCGGTCGTCCTCACCCACTTCCTCGGCGCGGAGGGGGTGGCCGACCTCGGGCCGCTGGCCGCGGCCGCGTTCCTCGCGACCATCCCCTCGCTCCTGGTCTTCGCCGTGATCCAGAAACGGATCACCGGCGGCATGCTGGCGGGGGCGGTGAAGAGCTGA
- a CDS encoding carbohydrate ABC transporter permease, whose protein sequence is MTSSTAPVKSRGRSDRGAWFLVLPALLPILLLSVGPLLYGVVLAFTDAQAGRTEPTQWVGTLNFQDLLHDSLFWDSFRIGLLWAVGVTVPQFLLALGLALLLDQRLRLRWLARALAIIPWAMPEVVVGIMWRLVYNPDAGILNETIRDLGLGDGRDWLTGLATALPAVILVGVWAGMPQTTVALLAGLQNTPGELHEAAALDGAGAWRRFRTVTWPAIRPVALAITALNFIWNFNSFALVYVLTSGGPGGRTRLPMLFAYEEAFRYGQFGYAAAMGCVMVAVVSVMLAFYLVGRLRGGDDA, encoded by the coding sequence GTGACATCGTCGACCGCACCGGTGAAGTCCAGGGGGCGCAGCGACCGGGGCGCGTGGTTCCTCGTGCTGCCCGCGCTGCTGCCGATCCTCCTGCTGAGCGTCGGCCCGCTGCTGTACGGGGTGGTCCTGGCCTTCACCGACGCCCAGGCGGGACGCACCGAGCCGACCCAGTGGGTAGGGACCCTCAACTTCCAGGACCTCCTCCACGACAGCCTGTTCTGGGACTCCTTCCGCATCGGCCTGCTCTGGGCGGTCGGGGTGACCGTGCCGCAGTTCCTCCTCGCGCTCGGCCTGGCCCTGCTGCTGGACCAGCGGCTGCGGCTGCGCTGGCTGGCCCGCGCGCTGGCGATCATCCCGTGGGCGATGCCCGAGGTCGTGGTCGGCATCATGTGGCGCCTGGTCTACAACCCGGACGCGGGCATCCTCAACGAGACCATCCGCGACCTGGGGCTGGGCGACGGGCGGGACTGGCTGACCGGCCTGGCCACCGCGCTGCCCGCCGTGATCCTGGTGGGCGTCTGGGCGGGCATGCCGCAGACCACCGTCGCCCTCCTCGCCGGCCTCCAGAACACGCCGGGCGAGCTGCACGAGGCGGCGGCGCTCGACGGAGCGGGCGCCTGGCGCCGGTTCCGCACCGTCACCTGGCCCGCCATCAGACCCGTGGCCCTCGCGATCACGGCACTGAACTTCATCTGGAACTTCAATTCCTTCGCCCTGGTGTACGTGCTCACCAGCGGCGGCCCCGGCGGACGGACACGGCTGCCCATGCTCTTCGCCTACGAGGAGGCCTTCCGCTACGGCCAGTTCGGCTACGCGGCGGCCATGGGCTGCGTCATGGTCGCCGTCGTGTCGGTGATGCTCGCCTTCTACCTGGTGGGACGGCTCCGAGGAGGCGACGACGCATGA
- a CDS encoding phosphotransferase enzyme family protein, whose translation MDETRARDVLAAAGFAGRTPGAELLALGENAVFAVGDLVVKVGRDAELLPRAERELAVAGWLADAGVPAVRAAEPRPRLVEGHPVTVWHRLPESVRPAGPEDLARLLRLVHELPSPSFELPRRELLGGVERWLRLAGDAIDPADAEYLRGRRDGFAKAAAALVPHLPPGPIHGDALPRNVHVGPDGPVLVDLETVSSDLREHDLVVMALSRDRYGLAPGAYDAFTATYGWDVRGWDGCAVLRGARETASCAWVAQHAPANPKALAEFRRRVASLRDEDPGTRWHPF comes from the coding sequence ATGGACGAGACACGGGCACGGGACGTACTGGCGGCGGCGGGCTTCGCCGGGCGCACCCCGGGGGCGGAACTGCTGGCGCTCGGCGAGAACGCCGTCTTCGCGGTGGGCGACCTGGTGGTGAAGGTCGGCAGGGACGCGGAGCTGCTGCCCCGGGCGGAGCGGGAGCTCGCCGTGGCCGGCTGGCTGGCCGACGCGGGGGTGCCCGCGGTGCGGGCAGCCGAGCCCAGGCCGCGGCTCGTCGAAGGCCATCCGGTGACCGTGTGGCACCGACTGCCCGAGTCCGTGCGTCCGGCCGGGCCCGAGGATCTCGCCCGGCTGCTGCGACTGGTGCATGAGCTTCCCTCTCCTTCCTTCGAACTGCCCCGGCGTGAACTGCTGGGCGGGGTGGAGCGGTGGCTGCGGCTGGCCGGCGACGCCATCGATCCGGCGGACGCCGAGTACCTGCGGGGGCGTCGCGACGGCTTCGCCAAGGCCGCGGCCGCGCTCGTCCCCCATCTGCCGCCGGGGCCCATCCACGGCGACGCGCTCCCCCGCAATGTGCATGTGGGCCCCGACGGGCCGGTGCTGGTGGATCTGGAGACCGTCTCGTCGGACCTGCGCGAGCACGATCTGGTGGTCATGGCGCTCTCCCGGGACCGCTACGGTCTCGCGCCCGGGGCGTACGACGCCTTCACCGCGACGTACGGCTGGGACGTGCGCGGCTGGGACGGCTGCGCCGTGCTGCGCGGGGCGCGTGAGACGGCGAGCTGTGCCTGGGTGGCGCAGCACGCTCCCGCCAACCCCAAGGCGCTGGCGGAGTTCCGCCGGCGGGTGGCGTCGCTGCGGGACGAGGACCCCGGGACCCGCTGGCACCCCTTCTGA
- a CDS encoding 3'-5' exonuclease codes for MSWHGGTLVGFDLETTGTDPLDARIVTAAVVELRAGEPVRGHGWLADPGIAIPAQASAIHGISNERAAAEGRPAGEVAEEIAQVLTRHWEQGVPVVAYNAAFDLTLLSAELRRHGLASLGERLGGRPIGPVVDPYTIDRAVDRYRKGKRTLEAVCAEYGVTLDRAHRADADALAAVLVARAIAERHPSVAALAPETLHERQVRWYAQWAVSFQDFLRRKGDPEAVVDTHWPLREPAPVTGV; via the coding sequence ATGTCCTGGCACGGGGGCACACTGGTCGGATTCGATCTGGAGACGACCGGCACCGATCCGCTCGACGCCCGCATCGTGACGGCCGCGGTCGTCGAACTGCGCGCCGGGGAGCCGGTACGGGGGCACGGCTGGCTGGCCGACCCCGGGATAGCGATCCCGGCACAGGCGTCGGCCATCCACGGCATCAGCAACGAGCGCGCCGCGGCGGAGGGGCGTCCCGCCGGGGAGGTCGCCGAGGAGATCGCGCAGGTGCTCACCCGCCACTGGGAGCAGGGCGTCCCGGTCGTCGCCTACAACGCGGCCTTCGACCTGACCCTGCTCTCCGCGGAACTGCGGCGCCACGGGCTCGCCTCGCTCGGCGAGCGGCTGGGCGGCCGGCCGATAGGCCCGGTCGTCGACCCGTACACCATCGACCGGGCCGTCGACCGCTACCGCAAGGGCAAGCGCACGCTGGAGGCGGTCTGCGCCGAGTACGGCGTCACCCTGGACCGGGCCCACCGCGCGGACGCGGACGCGCTCGCCGCGGTGCTCGTCGCCCGCGCGATAGCCGAGCGGCACCCCTCGGTGGCGGCGCTCGCGCCGGAGACGCTGCACGAGCGCCAGGTGCGGTGGTACGCCCAGTGGGCCGTCTCCTTCCAGGACTTCCTGCGCCGCAAGGGCGACCCGGAGGCCGTGGTCGACACCCACTGGCCGCTGCGCGAGCCGGCACCGGTCACCGGGGTCTGA
- a CDS encoding SAV2148 family HEPN domain-containing protein, producing the protein MSSGGLELPPGDAGHEGGDSAEIPPGAVSLARPIEIGAELDWGAEAWSEVRTRAQRAGRAYIWLNLVEQRLRAVVAAVLRPIYDPVHGEDWVVAAAGPAGQEWVQRAVAVREVSRRKGYLLDPADDNVLSFLTLPQLRELMVQHWPCFEPYFDDRRDVELALDELEVARNVVSRNRALNEAVLAQAERASARLLEILGSGAGVPSADRLPVDAVEDLVGDRYADVVSVHPDRVRLQRQLPAEDLFGGARRVDAIGIGLNLLVQNFSGRRLIRLAESGCRVRLLFLNPASSAVKRRERELGLKKGELSRTVEMNILHVRRVRSRLRDPGAFQIQVFDETPRFTAYLVDGDGPDGVAVVQSYLRRARGMEAPVLVLRGGGRSVVRSGQDSETGLFQTYREEFESVWTDSRPVS; encoded by the coding sequence GTGAGCTCGGGAGGGCTGGAGCTACCCCCAGGTGACGCGGGTCACGAGGGGGGAGACTCCGCCGAGATCCCGCCAGGAGCGGTCTCGCTCGCGCGGCCGATCGAGATCGGGGCGGAGCTCGACTGGGGGGCGGAAGCCTGGAGCGAGGTGCGCACGCGCGCCCAGCGGGCCGGCCGGGCGTACATCTGGCTGAATCTGGTGGAACAGCGGCTGCGCGCCGTGGTCGCCGCGGTGCTGCGGCCCATCTACGACCCCGTCCACGGAGAGGACTGGGTCGTCGCCGCGGCCGGACCGGCGGGCCAGGAGTGGGTGCAGCGCGCCGTCGCCGTACGCGAGGTGTCCCGCCGCAAGGGCTATCTGCTCGACCCGGCCGACGACAACGTGCTGTCCTTCCTCACCCTCCCGCAACTGCGCGAACTGATGGTCCAGCACTGGCCCTGCTTCGAGCCGTACTTCGACGACCGGCGCGACGTCGAGCTCGCCCTCGACGAGCTGGAGGTCGCCCGCAACGTCGTGTCGCGCAACCGCGCCCTGAACGAGGCCGTCCTCGCCCAGGCGGAGCGCGCCTCCGCGCGCCTGCTGGAGATACTCGGCAGCGGCGCCGGCGTCCCGTCCGCCGACCGGCTGCCGGTCGACGCGGTCGAGGACCTCGTCGGCGACCGGTACGCCGACGTCGTCTCCGTCCACCCCGACCGGGTCAGACTCCAGCGCCAGCTTCCCGCCGAGGACCTCTTCGGCGGCGCGCGGCGCGTCGACGCGATCGGCATAGGCCTGAATCTGCTGGTGCAGAACTTCTCCGGCCGCCGGCTCATCCGGCTGGCCGAGTCCGGCTGCCGGGTCCGGCTGCTCTTCCTCAACCCCGCGAGCAGCGCCGTGAAGCGGCGCGAGCGGGAACTCGGCCTCAAGAAGGGCGAACTGAGCCGCACGGTCGAGATGAACATCCTCCATGTGCGCCGTGTGCGGTCCCGGCTCAGGGACCCCGGCGCCTTCCAGATCCAGGTCTTCGACGAGACCCCGCGCTTCACCGCCTATCTGGTCGACGGCGACGGCCCCGACGGTGTGGCCGTCGTCCAGTCCTATCTGCGCAGGGCCCGGGGCATGGAGGCGCCGGTGCTGGTGCTGCGCGGCGGCGGCAGGTCCGTCGTCCGGTCCGGCCAGGACAGCGAGACCGGTCTGTTCCAGACCTACCGCGAGGAGTTCGAGTCGGTGTGGACCGACTCCCGCCCCGTCTCCTGA
- the glgX gene encoding glycogen debranching protein GlgX yields MQVWPGQAYPLGATYDGAGTNFAVHSEAAHRIELCLLHEDGSETAVELRETDAFVRHAYLPGVMPGQRYGFRVHGPYAPERGQRCNSAKLLLDPYARAVSGAIDWNESVYGYHFGRPDSRNDLDSAPHTMTSVVVNPYFDWGDDRRPRTDYHRTVIYEAHVKGLTQLHPELPPELRGTYAGLAHPAVISHLTELGVTALELMPVHQFVNDHRLVDAGLNNYWGYNTIGFFAPHNAYASWGDRGEQVLEFKQAVKALHQAGIEVILDVVYNHTAEGNHLGPTLSFRGLDNESYYRLTDDRRYYMDTTGTGNSLLMRSPHVLQMIMDSLRYWVTEMHVDGFRFDLAATLARQFHEVDRLSSFFDLVQQDPVVSQVKLIAEPWDVGEGGYQVGNFPPLWTEWNGKYRDCVRDMWRGEPRTLAEFASRLTGSSDLYQDDGRRPLASINFTTCHDGFTLHDLVSYNGKHNEANGENNRDGESHNRSWNCGAEGGTEDAGVLELRERQMRNFIATLMLSQGVPMLSHGDEFARTQGGNNNAYCQDNEIAWVRWPDPGDDEEGSLLAFTKTMVWLRRDHPVFRRRRFFHGRPVEGTHDELTDIAWFTPKGEEMVQRDWQAAHAKALSVFLNGHAISEPGPRGERISDDSFLLMFNAGAEDLDFVVPVNHGEAWQVVVDTARSEGVPPGKGPTVTAGEVVPLVGRSLTVLRRPA; encoded by the coding sequence ATGCAGGTCTGGCCGGGACAGGCGTACCCCCTCGGTGCCACGTACGACGGCGCCGGGACCAACTTCGCGGTGCACTCCGAGGCGGCGCACCGCATCGAGCTGTGTCTGCTGCACGAGGACGGCTCGGAGACCGCGGTCGAGCTGCGCGAGACCGACGCCTTCGTGCGCCACGCGTATCTGCCGGGGGTGATGCCCGGCCAGCGCTACGGCTTCCGGGTCCACGGTCCGTACGCGCCGGAGCGCGGGCAGCGCTGCAATTCGGCCAAGCTGCTGCTCGACCCGTACGCGCGTGCGGTCAGCGGCGCGATCGACTGGAACGAGTCGGTCTACGGCTACCACTTCGGCAGACCGGACTCGCGCAACGACCTCGACTCGGCGCCGCACACGATGACGTCGGTGGTGGTCAACCCGTACTTCGACTGGGGCGACGACCGCCGGCCGCGCACCGACTACCACCGCACGGTGATCTACGAGGCCCATGTGAAGGGCCTGACCCAGCTGCACCCGGAGCTGCCCCCCGAGCTGCGCGGCACCTACGCGGGGCTCGCCCATCCCGCCGTGATCTCGCATCTGACGGAACTGGGGGTCACGGCTCTGGAGTTGATGCCGGTCCACCAGTTCGTCAACGACCACCGGCTGGTGGACGCGGGGCTGAACAACTACTGGGGCTACAACACCATCGGCTTCTTCGCCCCGCACAACGCCTACGCCTCGTGGGGCGACCGGGGCGAGCAGGTGCTCGAGTTCAAGCAGGCGGTGAAGGCGCTCCACCAGGCGGGCATCGAGGTCATCCTGGACGTCGTCTACAACCACACGGCGGAGGGGAACCACCTCGGCCCGACGCTCTCCTTCCGCGGCCTGGACAACGAGTCGTACTACCGTCTGACCGACGACCGCCGGTACTACATGGACACCACCGGCACCGGGAACTCGCTGCTGATGCGCAGCCCGCACGTGCTCCAGATGATCATGGACTCGCTGCGCTACTGGGTGACCGAGATGCACGTCGACGGCTTCCGCTTCGACCTGGCCGCCACCCTCGCCCGCCAGTTCCACGAGGTGGACCGGCTCTCCTCGTTCTTCGACCTGGTGCAGCAGGACCCGGTGGTCAGCCAGGTCAAGCTGATCGCCGAGCCCTGGGACGTCGGCGAGGGCGGCTACCAGGTCGGCAACTTCCCCCCGCTGTGGACGGAGTGGAACGGCAAGTACCGCGACTGCGTGCGGGACATGTGGCGCGGCGAGCCGCGCACCCTGGCCGAGTTCGCCTCCCGGCTCACCGGCTCGTCCGACCTCTACCAGGACGACGGCCGCCGGCCGCTGGCCTCGATCAACTTCACCACCTGCCACGACGGCTTCACCCTGCACGACCTCGTCTCCTACAACGGCAAGCACAACGAGGCCAACGGCGAGAACAACCGCGACGGCGAGAGCCACAACCGCTCGTGGAACTGCGGGGCCGAGGGCGGGACCGAGGACGCCGGGGTGCTGGAGCTGCGCGAGCGGCAGATGCGCAACTTCATCGCGACCCTGATGCTGTCGCAGGGCGTGCCGATGCTCAGCCACGGCGACGAGTTCGCCCGCACCCAGGGCGGCAACAACAACGCCTACTGCCAGGACAACGAGATCGCGTGGGTGCGCTGGCCGGATCCGGGGGACGACGAGGAGGGCTCGCTGCTCGCCTTCACCAAGACCATGGTCTGGCTGCGCCGCGACCACCCCGTCTTCCGGCGGCGGCGCTTCTTCCACGGCCGTCCGGTGGAGGGCACCCACGACGAGCTCACCGACATCGCCTGGTTCACCCCCAAGGGTGAGGAGATGGTGCAGCGCGACTGGCAGGCCGCCCACGCCAAGGCCCTGTCGGTGTTCCTGAACGGCCACGCCATCTCGGAGCCCGGCCCGCGCGGGGAGCGCATCTCCGACGACTCCTTCCTGCTGATGTTCAACGCCGGCGCGGAGGATCTGGACTTCGTCGTTCCGGTGAACCACGGGGAGGCGTGGCAGGTGGTCGTGGACACCGCGCGCAGCGAAGGCGTCCCGCCCGGGAAGGGGCCCACGGTGACGGCCGGGGAAGTGGTGCCCCTGGTGGGGCGCAGCCTGACGGTGCTGCGGCGTCCCGCCTAG